A genomic stretch from Chlamydiota bacterium includes:
- the oppB gene encoding Oligopeptide transport system permease protein OppB, which translates to MKAIPGDPFRTSKNTPKEIIDAMKAHYGLNDPILVQYVRYLKKIVTFDLGPSFKYKARTVNDMIKAGFPKSLVLAMEALTLSLCFGILFGTISALKKNQWQDRFIMVLAALFISMPSFILASFLQYIFAMKLGWFPIARWGSFAHSVLPAISLAAMSTFFIARLVKSNISSLMKEDFITLAKAKGLSEWRILIYHLLPNAILPVIAYLGFDFGLILTGSFIIEKIFGIPGLGNALVMAITNRDYTVIMGMTVFYSVLFLLSIFISDLLTMLLDPKLKEENIGTRPI; encoded by the coding sequence ATGAAGGCGATTCCAGGAGATCCTTTTCGCACATCTAAAAATACGCCTAAAGAGATCATTGATGCAATGAAAGCGCATTATGGACTCAACGATCCTATTTTAGTGCAATATGTGCGCTATTTAAAAAAAATTGTCACCTTTGATTTGGGGCCTTCTTTTAAATATAAAGCTAGGACTGTCAATGATATGATCAAGGCCGGATTTCCCAAATCTCTTGTTTTAGCGATGGAAGCTTTAACCTTGTCCCTTTGCTTTGGGATTCTGTTTGGAACCATTTCAGCTTTGAAAAAAAATCAATGGCAAGATCGGTTTATCATGGTTTTAGCAGCACTTTTTATTTCTATGCCAAGCTTTATTTTGGCAAGTTTTTTGCAATACATTTTTGCCATGAAATTGGGATGGTTTCCCATTGCTCGTTGGGGGAGCTTTGCGCATTCTGTATTACCTGCAATCTCTCTTGCGGCCATGTCGACATTTTTCATTGCCCGTTTAGTTAAATCCAATATTTCATCACTGATGAAAGAAGACTTTATCACCTTAGCAAAAGCAAAAGGGCTTAGTGAGTGGCGCATTTTAATCTACCATCTTCTGCCCAATGCCATTTTACCTGTCATTGCTTATTTGGGTTTTGATTTTGGCTTGATTTTGACAGGCAGTTTCATCATTGAAAAAATCTTTGGTATTCCGGGTCTTGGTAATGCTCTTGTGATGGCAATTACAAATCGAGACTATACGGTGATTATGGGAATGACGGTTTTTTATAGCGTCCTATTTTTGCTCTCGATTTTTATCTCCGATCTTTTAACAATGCTCTTAGATCCTAAACTTAAAGAGGAAAATATTGGAACAAGACCTATATAA